From Xiphophorus hellerii strain 12219 chromosome 9, Xiphophorus_hellerii-4.1, whole genome shotgun sequence, a single genomic window includes:
- the LOC116725809 gene encoding zinc transporter ZIP3 — protein MQLLVVKLLGLLGLSALMLAGILVPVRLLLADSEKAGRYHRGLALGNCFGGGVFLATCFNALLPAVRDKAAGVLQQLQVGSDYPLAETMMMVGFFITLFVEQAVLTFRKEKPSFIALETFNAGGSEPGSDSEYDAPFLGGGHRHGHFGPGQLAGAGPLRLAGLVLALSAHSLFEGVALGLQEDGSKLGGLLLGVAVHETLAAAALGVSVAKAALGMKDAAKLAAAVAMTIPLGAAAGMGVEAARTLAAGVASLLLQGLAAGTFLFVTFMEVLSPELEQRNDRLLKVLCLVLGYAALAALLLVRW, from the exons ATGCAGCTCCTGGTGGTGAAGCTGCTGGGCCTTCTGGGCCTGTCCGCGCTGATGCTGGCCGGCATCCTGGTGCCGGTGCGCCTCCTGCTGGCCGACAGCGAGAAGGCGGGGCGCTACCATCGGGGCCTGGCGCTTGGCAACTGCTTCGGAGGAGGCGTGTTCCTGGCAACGTGCTTCAACGCTCTGCTGCCGGCCGTCAGAGACAag GCGGCCGgcgtcctgcagcagctgcaggtggGCAGCGACTACCCGCTGGCTGAGACCATGATGATGGTGGGCTTCTTCATCACGCTGTTTGTTGAGCAGGCCGTCCTGACCTTCAGGAAGGAGAAGCCGTCCTTCATCGCCCTGGAGACGTTCAACGCCGGCGGCTCGGAACCCGGCAGCGACTCGGAGTACGACGCCCCCTTCCTGGGCGGCGGCCATCGCCACGGACACTTCGGACCGGGCCAGCTGGCGGGGGCGGGGCCTCTGCGGCTGGCAGGCCTGGTTCTGGCGCTGTCGGCCCACTCGCTGTTCGAAGGCGTGGCGCTGGGCCTGCAGGAGGACGGTTCCAAGCTGGGCGGCCTGCTGCTGGGCGTGGCCGTCCACGAGACACTGGCCGCCGCCGCGCTGGGCGTCAGCGTGGCCAAGGCGGCGCTGGGCATGAAAGACGCCGCCAAGCTGGCCGCCGCCGTCGCCATGACGATCCCGCTGGGCGCGGCGGCGGGGATGGGCGTGGAGGCGGCGCGGACGCTGGCGGCCGGCGTGGCgtcgctgctgctgcagggcCTCGCCGCCGGGACCTTCCTCTTCGTCACCTTCATGGAGGTCCTGAGTCCGGAGCTGGAGCAGAGGAACGACCGCCTGCTCAAGGTGCTCTGCCTCGTCCTGGGATACGCCGCGCTCGCCGCGCTGCTGCTCGTCAGGTGGTGA
- the sgta gene encoding small glutamine-rich tetratricopeptide repeat-containing protein alpha — protein sequence MTDSKRLAFSIIQFLHDQLQAGDLTSDAQESLEVAVQCLETAFDVSTDDQSLAVPMTLPEIFASVTAKFPAESHANNNTAPSSPTEEQKAEAERLKTDGNDQMKVENFAAAVEFYSKAIALNPQNAVYYCNRAAAYSKLGNYAGAVQDCERAIRIDPNYSKAYGRMGLALASLNKHTEAVGYYRKALELDPDNDTYKTNMKIAEEKMETSSPSAGLGGIDLAGLLSNPGFMNMASTLMNNPQVQQLMSGMMSGAYGATGGGGGVGGSGGVGGGAGAGVGGGGVGGGGGGGGGRGGGGGVGGGVGGASAAQGPADLSGLIQAGQQFAQQMQQQNPELIEQLRSQIRNRTPSAGNEEQQ from the exons ATGACGGACAGCAAGCGCCTCGCCTTCTCCATCATCCAGTTCCTCCATGACCAGCTGCAGGCCGGAGACCTGACCTCCGACGCCCAGGAGAGCCTGGAGG TTGCAGTCCAATGTCTGGAGACGGCTTTTGACGTTTCTACGGACGACCAGAGTCTGGCTGTTCCCATGACGCTACCAGAGATCTTCGCCTCGGTCACGGCCAAG TTCCCAGCCGAGTCCCATGCCAACAACAACACAGCGCCGAGTTCTCCAACAGAAGAGCAGAAAGCCGAGGCGGAGCGGCTGAAAACTGATG gGAACGACCAGATGAAGGTGGAAAActttgcagcagctgtggagtTCTACTCCAAGGCCATCGCCCTGAACCCTCAGAACGCCGTCTACTACTGCAACAG GGCTGCGGCATACAGCAAGCTGGGGAACTACGCCGGCGCCGTGCAGGACTGTGAACGGGCCATCAGGATCGACCCGAACTACAGCAAGGCGTACGGCCGGATGGG TTTGGCGCTGGCCAGCCTCAATAAGCACACAGAGGCAGTGGGTTACTACCGGAAGGCTCTGGAGCTCGACCCGGATAATGACACCTACAAGACCAACATGAAGATCGCCGAGGAGAAGATGGAGACGTCCAGCCCG TCGGCGGGTCTGGGAGGAATCGACCTGGCTGGGTTGCTTAGCAACCCCGGCTTCATGAACATG GCGTCGACCCTCATGAACAACCCTCAGGTTCAGCAGCT GATGTCCGGGATGATGTCAGGCGCGTACGGAGCGACTGGAGGAGGCGGGGGGGTCGGCGGCAGCGGGGGGGTCGGTGGCGGTGCTGGAGCGGgagtaggaggaggaggagtaggaggtggaggtggtggaggaggaggaagaggaggaggaggaggagtaggAGGAGGagtgggcggagcctcagcAGCTCAGGGACCCGCGGATCTGTCCGGCCTCATCCAGGC ggggcagcagtTCGCCCAGCagatgcagcagcagaaccCCGAACTCATCGAACAGCTGAGGAGTCAGATCCGCAACCGGACGCCCAGCGCCGGGAACGAGGAGCAGCAGTGA